A region of the Rhizobium binae genome:
GATCGAGCCCGGCCGCGTGCCCGGATTGGTCTGGACATGAAACTCGACGATATCGATGCCTTCGGCAAGCGCCTCCTGCGCATCGGTGGTGATCTCGACCATGAAACGGGCGCGTTCGAGCTTCAGTGCCGGCAACTCGGCCATGACGGCCGCGGCCAGCGCCGTGCCGGCATGATGGCGCTTGTCAGAGAGTGCGCGTGCCGCGGAATCGTAATTCTCCCGCGCCAGGCCGACCTCGGCTTCGAGGCGCCCGAGTTTCTCCTCGCCCGCGTCGAGATCGGCAAGATCGGCGATCATGCGAACTGCAAGTGCCGGCAGCTCGGCGACCGGCACGGAATATTTGCGCGAAGCGGCCCGCAGCGCGAAAAGCCGCTCCTCCACCCGCTCCAGCTCCCGGGGATCGTATTCGGTCTTGCGCAGCGCCGCCTCGACTTCCATCTGGGCATTGGAAAGCTGATCGAGCGCGGCATCGAGCAGCGTCACCGTGTCTTCGAGCAGTCCCGGCGCCTCATGGCTCTTGCGCTCCAGCCGGCGCACCAGCGAGGCGATATGGGGCACCGGCGAGGCGTTGCCGTTCAGGAATTCGGAGGCTTCGGCAATATCGCCGGCGATTCGCTCGGCCTTCATCATCTTCTGCCTGCTTTCGGCGAGCTCCTCCTCTTCGCCGTCCTGCGGCGACAGCTTCTGAAGCTCCTCGACGGAAGAGCGCAGATAGTCAGCTTCGCGCGCCGCGCTTTCTACCTTCTCGCGGTGTTTTTTCAGTGTGCGCTCGCTATCGCGCCACAGACGATAGAGGCGGGCGACCTCCGCAACCTCGTCGGTGAGGCCAGCGAAGGCATCGAGCAGGGTGCGGTGAGCATTGGTGTCGACAAGAGCGCGATCGTCGTGCTGGCCATGAATCTCGACCAGCATCTGGCCGGCTTGGCGCATCAGCTGCACACTGACCGGCTGGTCGTTGACATAGGCCTTGGTACGGCCGTCCGCCGATTGCTGGCGACGGAAGATCAGGTCGCCCTCGTCATCTATGCCGTTTTCTCTGAGCAGCGCGCGAGCGCCGTGGTCCATGCCGACGTCGAACACCGCCGTCACCTGGCCCTTGTCCTCGCCATGGCGCACCAGACCGCCGTCGCCACGCCCGCCGAGCGCCAGCGAAAGACTATCGAGCAGAATGGATTTGCCCGCCCCGGTCTCACCCGTCAGCACGGAGAGGCCGGTCTCGAAGGCAAGATCCAGCCGCTCGATCAGGACGATATCGCGGATCGAAAGCTGGATCAGCATTGGAGTTATGAACCGAGCAGGAGTTTCTTGCCTGCCGCAGCGATCCACGAACCCTTGTTTTCACGCGGCTCGGCGCCACCGGTCTGCAGCAGCTTGTAGGAATCGGCGTACCACTGGCTGTCGGGGTAGTTGTGACCAAGAACGGCTGCCGCGGTCTGCGCCTCGTCGACGATGCCCATGGCATAATAGGCCTCGACGAGACGGGCGAGCGCCTCTTCGATCTGGTTCGTGTTCGGATATTTCTCGACGACGATGCGGAAGCGCGAGATCGCGGCGAGATATTCCTTCCGCTCCATATAGTAGCGGCCGATCTGCATTTCCTTGCCGGCGAGCTGGTCGCGCGCGAAGCGGATCTTGGCCTGCGCGTCGTCGACATATTCGGAGTTCGGATAATTGTCGATGACGGCCTGCATCGCCTCGATCGTCTTGGCCGCGGCGCGCTGGTCCTGCGTCACGTCGACGATCTGCTTCGAATAGGTGAGACCGACGAGATACTGCACATACGCGGCATCCTGGGACTTCGGATATTGCGCCATGTAACGGTTGCCCGAAGCCAATGCATCGTCGAGGCGGCCCTGGCGATATTTGACGAAGGTGCTCATCACAAGCGCCTTGCGCGCCCATTCGGAGAATGGGTTTTCGCGGTCGATGGCGTCGAACTTGCGCGCCGCTTCCGCCATGTTGCCGGCCTTCATATTGGCAAGGCCCTGGGTGTAGAGCACGTCGGGCGGATCGGTTTCAAGACCGAGCTTGGTGATGTCGATATCGGGGTCCGACTGGCAGCCGGATATCGAGGCGCCTGCGCTGAGCACCAGAAGCGATGCGAACAAAGCGCGCGCTGTCTTCATCATACCTTCAGATCCTGCATAACCCATTCCAAAGAACCCCACTGCCGCCGCTCGCTCCACGGCAGCCACGCCTCGCTGGCGTTTCTAGCCACAAATGTGCATCAAGAGCAACGCAATGATAAGGCATTAACGCATTTTTGTGGCAGCAGCGGCAGAATGACCGGCTTTTCCTCTTCTTCCCGAGCCACGCCGCTAAGCAGCGGCCGGAAGATATCA
Encoded here:
- a CDS encoding outer membrane protein assembly factor BamD, which encodes MGYAGSEGMMKTARALFASLLVLSAGASISGCQSDPDIDITKLGLETDPPDVLYTQGLANMKAGNMAEAARKFDAIDRENPFSEWARKALVMSTFVKYRQGRLDDALASGNRYMAQYPKSQDAAYVQYLVGLTYSKQIVDVTQDQRAAAKTIEAMQAVIDNYPNSEYVDDAQAKIRFARDQLAGKEMQIGRYYMERKEYLAAISRFRIVVEKYPNTNQIEEALARLVEAYYAMGIVDEAQTAAAVLGHNYPDSQWYADSYKLLQTGGAEPRENKGSWIAAAGKKLLLGS
- the recN gene encoding DNA repair protein RecN; translation: MLIQLSIRDIVLIERLDLAFETGLSVLTGETGAGKSILLDSLSLALGGRGDGGLVRHGEDKGQVTAVFDVGMDHGARALLRENGIDDEGDLIFRRQQSADGRTKAYVNDQPVSVQLMRQAGQMLVEIHGQHDDRALVDTNAHRTLLDAFAGLTDEVAEVARLYRLWRDSERTLKKHREKVESAAREADYLRSSVEELQKLSPQDGEEEELAESRQKMMKAERIAGDIAEASEFLNGNASPVPHIASLVRRLERKSHEAPGLLEDTVTLLDAALDQLSNAQMEVEAALRKTEYDPRELERVEERLFALRAASRKYSVPVAELPALAVRMIADLADLDAGEEKLGRLEAEVGLARENYDSAARALSDKRHHAGTALAAAVMAELPALKLERARFMVEITTDAQEALAEGIDIVEFHVQTNPGTRPGSIMKVASGGELSRFLLALKVALADRGSAPTLVFDEIDTGVGGAVADAIGQRLKRLSERVQVLSVTHAPQVAARAATHLLISKGPAAEGSEKIATRVATMAQTDRTEEIARMLAGASVTEEARAAAKRLLAGNG